One genomic segment of Desmodus rotundus isolate HL8 chromosome 5, HLdesRot8A.1, whole genome shotgun sequence includes these proteins:
- the LOC112302693 gene encoding olfactory receptor 5L1 → MVETGEENCTAVREFILLGLSDARELRVFLFSVFLLIYGVTVMGNLGMIALIQVSSRLHTPMYFFLSHLSLVDFCYSTVIVPKMLANVLNKDKAISFLGCMVQFYLFCAYGITEVFLLAVMAYDRFVAICSPLLYMVTMSQNLCVELVSCCYLGGTVCSLIHLCLVLEIPTYRSNVINHFFCDLPPLLSLACSDVTVNELFLYIVASFNEIITIVIILTSYLFILITILRMRSAEGRRKAFSTCASHLTAIVVFHGTVLFTYCRPSSGNSEDADKVATVFYTVVIPMLNPLIYSLRNKDVKEALTGVVSSKMFS, encoded by the coding sequence ATGGTGGAAACTGGGGAGGAGAACTGCACTGCTGTGAGGGAGTTCATTCTCCTTGGGTTATCAGATGCCCGTGAGCTGAGGGTGTTTCTGTTCTCGGTGTTCCTTCTGATCTACGGAGTCACGGTTATGGGTAACCTGGGCATGATCGCACTGATTCAGGTCAGCTCTCGACTTCACACtcccatgtactttttcctcagCCACCTGTCTTTGGTGGATTTCTGTTACTCCACGGTCATTGTGCCCAAGATGCTAGCTAATGTCTTAAACAAAGACAAAGCCATCTCCTTCCTGGGATGCATGgtgcagttttatttattttgtgcataCGGAATCACTGAAGTCTTCCTGCTGGCCGTGATGGCTTATGACCGCTTTGTGGCCATCTGCAGCCCACTGCTGTACATGGTCACCATGTCCCAGAATCTCTGTGTGGAGCTGGTGTCTTGTTGCTACCTCGGTGGGACTGTGTGTTCTCTGATCCACTTGTGTTTAGTTCTTGAGATCCCAACCTACAGATCAAATGTGATTAACCACTTCTTTTGTGATCTGCCCCCTCTCTTATCTCTTGCTTGCTCCGATGTCACTGTGAATGAACTGTTTCTGTACATTGTGGCCTCCTTCAATGAGATCATCACCATTGTGATCATCCTCACCTCCTACTTGTTTATTCTCATCACCATTCTGAGGATGCGCTCTGCAGAGGGAAGGCGCAAAGCCttttccacctgtgcctcccacctCACAGCCATTGTTGTCTTCCACGGGACAGTCCTTTTCACTTACTGCAGGCCCAGTTCTGGCAACAGTGAGGATGCTGACAAGGTGGCCACAGTGTTCTACACTGTAGTGatccccatgctgaaccccctGATCTACAGCCTAAGGAACAAAGATGTGAAAGAAGCTCTCACAGGAGTGGTGAGCTCCAAAATGTTTTCCTAG